DNA sequence from the Geobacter sp. AOG2 genome:
AAGCAAAGGGAACCGTGAAAACAATGAATGCCAAGGCGAAAAGACCGACTTTCAGCGATTTCATACGACGCATAACAAACCTCCTGCATAAACTCGATTTCAGTCCACTATTCAAATGGTTGCATAACCATCAATTTGCTGTTTTAATCGTTTGGTTTGGTTCAGGAAATGCAAACTCAAGGCACAAAAATGGCCGAGAGGCACAAAGGGGTATATCCTTTGGCAGCTCGGCCATCTTCGTAATGAATGAAGACCCGCGGCTTTCCGCCCCCTCCTCGCGGAGAGTTAGGCTTTATCGGGGATGATATTTATATTTGCGGCTTATATACGATTTTCTTCCGCATATTCCGCAAAATGGAGTGAAATAGCAATGATCGCTCAAATGACTGATTTAGCGATACTGTTTTAGCTTCTACAATAAGTTGAAAAGGAATACAACAAATAAATCAGTATGTTAAAAAAATTAACACTATTTATGGAATGTTAAAAAAATTAACATTTTTATGACATTTTATTGAATATCCTGATATCACACGAAGTAATAAGCATCAAAGCGCCAAACATTTAATAAATTGTATCATTTTGACCTATTGCTGCGCACTGTGTTCAGCAAGTTGACTCTTCGGTCGTTTATCTATATGCGTTGTCAGTGCTGATTGTAGATTCAATATATTCAAATAGCCGAGCACAACGCCAAAACTCCAATATTGGAAAGAGTGACGTCAGGAGAGGATATAGACGTTGAATTCGGTGAAGATTGCACAATATGGGGACTTGGCGCATATGAGGGCAGCTTGGGTGATAATGTAATGATAGCGAAAATTACATGCCTTGAAGAGTGGTCAAAGATGCTTTAACGGTGAGGGTTTCAGTGGCTTTTTGAGGCAAATTCTGGTATGAAGACTCATCTGTTCCAATCCAGTATAATTGGGATTGTTCATATGAACTCTGAACGCCAGACACGTCAGGAAAAAATTGACCTTCAACTGGGGCGGGCTGGCTGGGCCGTAGGCAGCAGGCGGTTGATCGAAGAGTTTATTGTCGCGCCAGCCTCCTCTTTACACGAATCGGAGGCCGATTACCGTGCAGTAAATCAGTTTGCTGACTATGTGCTCTTGGACCGTTTCGACCGACCACTCGCCATTATTGAAGCCAAGCGTTCCAGCCGAAATCCGCTCGAAGGGGAACGCCAGGCAGCCGACTACGCCGATACGCTACGGGCCAAGCACGGCACCGATCCCTTCGTTTTTCTAGCCAACGGCAATGAAATCTGGTTTTGGCATCGAAACCTTTACCCGCCTCGGAAAGTCAGTGGTTTCTTTACCGAAGAAGACCTGCTGCGCCTCGCCCACCTAGACAAATTCGGTCAACCGCTCACGGGGGCCATGCCGCTTGAAGGCATCATTGATCGTGCCTATCAAATCGAGGCGGTCAAAACCATCGCCGAGCGTATCGAATCAGCCAAGCGGAGTTTTCTCATGGTGCTCGCCACCGGCACCGGCAAAACCCGTGTTGCTGTGGCCTTGGTAGAATTGCTCCAACGCCAGGAACGCATCCAGCGTGTGCTCTTTCTTGCAGACCGCAGGGAACTGGTGAAGCAGGCGCTTGGGGCTTTTAAGGAACACCTGCCCGGCGCTCCACGTTGCTGGATTGAAGGCGGCACCATTGATAAGGATGCACAGATTCACTTTGCCACCTATCCGGGGATGATGTCGCTCTACCAACGGCTCTCTCCCGGTTATTACGATTTGATCATCGCCGATGAAAGCCACCGTTCGATCTACGAAAAAGAAAGCTACGGTGGCATCTTTGATCATTTTGATTCCCTGCTGCTCGGGCTGACTGCTACGCCGACCGACTTTCTCGATCATAATACCTTCAAGTTGTTTGATTGCCCCGATGGCAACCCAACTTTCTACTATGGCTACGATGAGGCGGTGCGAGACAAACACCTTGTCCCCTACCGCCCGGTTCATGTGGCCCGCACAGGTTTCCAGATCGAAGGATTAAAGCCTGGCGAACTGCCCGACGAAGTAAGTAAACAGGTCCGCGAGCAGGGGGTTAATCCCGATCAGTTCAGTTTCGAGGGGTCGGAACTGGAACGCAAGGTCACCAACACCGGCACCAATGACGCCATTGTCCGGGAGTTCATGGATAATGCCATCAAGGACGCAGTTGGGACGCTTCCGGCAAAGACCATCATCTTTGCTGTTTCCCACAATCACGCCCTTGAAATCTTCAAGAGTTTCAACCGTCTCTATCCCGACCTCCAACGGAAGGGGCTCGCCAAGGTCATTGACAGCGCCATGGAACGGGCCGAAAAGACCCTCGACGATTTCAAAAACAAGAACTTTCCCCGTGTCGCCATCTCCGTGGACATGCTCGACACCGGTATCGACGTGCCTTCTATCCGCAACCTGGTCTTTGCCAAGCCCGTTTTCAGCAAGGTGAAATTCTGGCAGATGATCGGTCGTGGCACCCGCACTTGGACAGATCCGGTAAATGGACAAAAGAAGGCCGACTTCCTAGTCATTGACCACTGGGACAATTTTGATTATTTTCAGGTCAACAAAGATGGCCGTGCCGGTGCGGTTTCCGAGCCGCTTCCATCCCGCCTGTTTCGTCTGCGTTTGGAAAAGCTCCAGATTCTTGTTGGCCGGTCGGACTCCCCGTCCGCAACCTATACGGTCCGACAGCTTCGTGACCTTATGGGTTCCCTGCCTCTGGACAATATCAATATAACTCCTCATGCAGATGAAATCCGGCGTCTTGCCGCCAATGATGAGCCATGGCTCGATCTGACCGACGAAAGCGTTGCGCACCTTTCCCAGATAATTGCGCCGCTGTTGCGCTTCTCCGTGGCCGGTTCCTATGCGGAGCTTCAATTTGAGAACCAAACCGAGCAGCTTGCACTTGCCCAGCTAAAAGCCGATGTTGAAGAGATCGCCAAACTCCGCGAGCGCATCACGGAACATTTGTCGCTGCTTCCGGCAAGCATCCCGGAGATTCAGCCTCATCTTGAAGCACTCGTAGCGGCTCAGACCGATGCCTTTTGGGGAAATCTGACCTGCGCCCGGATTATGCAATTACAGGAGACCTTTGCGCCGCTCATGCGGTTTCGCAACCGCCGTCCGCCCGGCATCTTCGTTCACCTCACGCTTCCCGACCAGATCAAGCGACGTCATTGGATCATCTATGGCCCAACCGGTGAGGGAGCGTTTGCAGAATCATATCGCGCCCAAGTGGAGGCTCTTGTCAAGGACCTTGCAGGGGACAACCCGGCTCTGCAAAGGCTCCAGCGGGGCGAAGAGCTTTCACCTGAGGACATTGAAGCCGTGGCAGCCGCGCTGAACGGCCCCGATCTTTTTGTGACCGAAGAACGCCTGCGCGAAGCCTATCACCAGCCCAAGGCCAACCTTGCCGATTTTCTACGTCATATCCTGAATATAGTCATGCTGCCGTCCCGAGAGGAGTC
Encoded proteins:
- a CDS encoding DEAD/DEAH box helicase family protein, whose protein sequence is MNSERQTRQEKIDLQLGRAGWAVGSRRLIEEFIVAPASSLHESEADYRAVNQFADYVLLDRFDRPLAIIEAKRSSRNPLEGERQAADYADTLRAKHGTDPFVFLANGNEIWFWHRNLYPPRKVSGFFTEEDLLRLAHLDKFGQPLTGAMPLEGIIDRAYQIEAVKTIAERIESAKRSFLMVLATGTGKTRVAVALVELLQRQERIQRVLFLADRRELVKQALGAFKEHLPGAPRCWIEGGTIDKDAQIHFATYPGMMSLYQRLSPGYYDLIIADESHRSIYEKESYGGIFDHFDSLLLGLTATPTDFLDHNTFKLFDCPDGNPTFYYGYDEAVRDKHLVPYRPVHVARTGFQIEGLKPGELPDEVSKQVREQGVNPDQFSFEGSELERKVTNTGTNDAIVREFMDNAIKDAVGTLPAKTIIFAVSHNHALEIFKSFNRLYPDLQRKGLAKVIDSAMERAEKTLDDFKNKNFPRVAISVDMLDTGIDVPSIRNLVFAKPVFSKVKFWQMIGRGTRTWTDPVNGQKKADFLVIDHWDNFDYFQVNKDGRAGAVSEPLPSRLFRLRLEKLQILVGRSDSPSATYTVRQLRDLMGSLPLDNINITPHADEIRRLAANDEPWLDLTDESVAHLSQIIAPLLRFSVAGSYAELQFENQTEQLALAQLKADVEEIAKLRERITEHLSLLPASIPEIQPHLEALVAAQTDAFWGNLTCARIMQLQETFAPLMRFRNRRPPGIFVHLTLPDQIKRRHWIIYGPTGEGAFAESYRAQVEALVKDLAGDNPALQRLQRGEELSPEDIEAVAAALNGPDLFVTEERLREAYHQPKANLADFLRHILNIVMLPSREESISRAFDEWVRQHPRLTATQLMFVRTLRKAVMQKAEISSLAALRKPPFNTIGDPEQLFKLSELSELFDLITDIAA